The Opitutales bacterium ASA1 genome window below encodes:
- a CDS encoding ATPase AAA — protein MKRIVILGCSGAGKSTLARELGSRLGLPVVHLDREFWLPGWVEPDKSAWAARVDALVAGECWVTDGNYQTASGTRFADCDTMIFLDFSRWLCLVRVYRRAWRHLGRSRPDLSEGCPERMPDRAFLRYIWTWRTLRRDKTLKILEAGRGLGKTVHVLRGRADVRRFLAGLRDSRPSVSEASDFLTGRDGCNPSH, from the coding sequence GTGAAGCGCATCGTCATTCTCGGGTGCAGCGGAGCGGGCAAGTCGACGCTGGCGCGTGAACTCGGCAGTCGGCTGGGACTGCCGGTGGTGCATCTGGATCGGGAATTCTGGCTGCCGGGTTGGGTCGAGCCCGACAAGTCGGCCTGGGCGGCGCGGGTCGATGCGCTCGTGGCCGGCGAGTGCTGGGTTACGGACGGAAACTACCAGACGGCTTCGGGAACGCGTTTCGCCGACTGCGACACGATGATCTTCCTCGATTTCAGCCGCTGGCTTTGTCTAGTGCGTGTCTATCGCCGTGCGTGGCGCCATCTCGGCCGCTCACGTCCGGATTTGAGCGAAGGATGTCCGGAGCGCATGCCCGACCGCGCGTTTCTGCGTTACATCTGGACTTGGCGTACCCTGCGTCGGGACAAGACCTTGAAGATCCTCGAGGCCGGTCGCGGCCTAGGAAAGACGGTGCACGTGTTGCGGGGGCGGGCGGACGTACGTCGCTTCTTGGCCGGCCTCCGAGATAGTCGGCCGTCGGTGTCCGAAGCGTCCGACTTTCTCACCGGTCGGGACGGATGCAACCCGTCGCATTGA